The nucleotide window TGTAATGAATTAGTTGTACTTCCGGAAAATTTAAATCTTACCGTAAAAATTCCAATACACACAATAAACAGCGCAACAGTATTAAACAAAACTTGTGTATTAAGCAATGAAAACCTTGATCAGTTTTGGATTATGAAATTGATTAATGATAGTACCGCTGTAAGGATGAATGTAATGAAGGGAATTGAGAATGATTCGCTTATACAAATTTTATCTCCTAAACTTAACATCAAAGATGAAATAATTTCTGAAGGAGGTTATGGTCTTACTGATACAGCTAAGATAATTATCGTGCGATAATAATATGAATAATTTCTACTCAAAATATAAAAGTCCAATACTCATAATTATCCTTGTAATTCTGTTCGGTGGAGTTTACTCGCTTGAAAAACTAAAATCAGGATTGTTCCCGGACATCACTTTTCCTAAAATAAAAATTATTGCAGAAAATGGTCAGCAACCGGTAGATAAGATGATGGTTACCGTGACTGTTCCATTGGAAAATGCAATTAAAAAAGTAGAAGAATTAAGTTTGATAAGAAGCATTACAAGCCGTGGGAGCTGCGAAATTTCTGCTTTCCTAAATTGGAATACCGATGTTGATCTTGGCAAACAAAGAATTGAAGCCCAGATAAATGCAATCCGCCAGGTGCTGCCGCCAGACATTGGAATTACTATTGAGAAAATGAATCCTTCCATTCTACCAGTGATGGGATTTTCTTTGGAAGGTGAAGGGAAAAGCCAGATAGAATTAAGACAAATTGCAGAATATACTATCAAACCATTCCTCTCCCGTGTAAAAGGTGTTGCAGAAGTTGGTGTAATTGGGGGAAAGGTGAAAGAGTATCATATCATTTTAGATCCGGCTAAAATGAGTCAGCTTGGAATTACTCCTAAATTAGTTTCAACTGCATTATCAGAATCAAACATTATCGTTGCAAATGGATATCTGAAAGATTATAACCGGCTTTATCTTTCAGTTACTGATGCATCAATACATAATAAAGAGGAATTGGAAAATACTTCTGTTTTAAATTCTGATAAAAGAAATATCAGCATAAAAGATTTTGCCGTTGTTGAAATTGGTGAACGCAAGGAATATGTAAAGATAAAAGCAAATGGAAAAAATGTTCCTTTGGTAGCTGTATTAAAACAGCCAAACGTAAACTTGCTTGAAGTTGTGGACGGTGTTAAGCAGCAGCTAAAAGAATTAAACAAAATCCTTCCGGAAGGAGTCCAGCTAAAATCCTATTATAATCAAGCTGATTTTGTAAGCGATGCAATTGGTAGTTTGAAAGACGTTTTGTGGATTGGACTTTTATTAAGCATTATAGTTACAATATTTTTCCTACGGTCTATAAAAGCAAGTTCTGTAATACTTATTACCATTCCTGTTACACTTGGTTTAACTTTAACAATTATGCTGGCATTTGGTTATACATTAAATATTATGACTATTGGTGCAATTGCCGCATCAATAGGATTAATAATTGATGATGCAATTGTTGTGGTAGAACAAATTCACCGAACTCACGAAGAACATCCGGAAACTGGTAGTTTTGAACTTGTTGGAAAAGCAGTAAAATATCTTTTTCCAGCAATGGTTGGTTCTTCGTTAAGTACAATAGTAATTTTCCTTCCTTTTGTTTTGATGACTGGTGTAGCCGGTGCTTATTTTAAAGTAATGACAGATACAATGATTATTACGCTTACCTGTTCCTTTTTTGTAACGTGGCTTGGACTGCCGGCAATTTATCTTTTACTTTCCAAGGATTCTTCTTCAATTAAAATTAATCCGGTAGAAACAAAGAAAAAAAACTGGGTTGATTACTTTATACACAGACCGGCTATTTCCATAATTTTTGTAAGTGTCCTCATTATTCTCTCACTCATAATTCTCCCGAAACTTCCGAGCGGCTTTCTACCGGAGATGGATGAAGGTTCAATTGTACTCGATTACTTAAGTCCTTCAGGAACTTCACTTGAGGATACAGACTATATGTTAAATTATATTGATGGTATTCTAAGCAAAACACCAGAAGTGGAAAGCTATTCGCGGCGTACCGGAACGCAGCTTGGATTTTTTATAACAGAACAAAATAACGGTGATTATCTTATTCAATTAAAAAAGAAAAGAAATAAAACAACAGAAGAAGTATCCGATGAGATAAGGAAAAAGATTGAAGATGCATTTCCTTCTTTGCAGGTAGACTTCGGACAGGTTATTGGCGATATGCTGGGCGACCTTATGGCTTCGATTCAGCCGATTGAAGTAAAAGTGTTTGGAGATAATCATCAGCAATTAAAAAAGACAGCCGATGAAATTGCTAAGGTTGTAGAAGAAACTCCCGGCACCGCTGATGTATTTAACGGGATTATTGCTGTTGGTCCTTCTATTTTATTTGAACCAATTACTCCAAATTTGCTTCGGTACCAGATGACTCCGCAGGATTTCCAATTTCAAATGCAGACTAAAACCGATGGAGCAATATTGGGAAGCATATTAGAACCCATTCGTGCAGTTGATATTAAAATGTTTGAGGCACCGGTTAATCCTTCTTTTAACCAGCTTAAACAAACTAAATTGTTTTTACCAGATGGTAAGCTCAAATCGATTAATGAGTTTGCAAATATAAAAATTGTGGCTGGAGTGGCAGAAATTGAAAGAGAAAATCTTAAACCCATGATTCCAATAACAGCACGATTGAATAACAGAGATTTGGGCAATACATTACTGGATATTCAGAAAAACATTTCAAAAAAAATCAATCTTCCATCCGGCACACAAATAACTTATGGTGGCTCTTATGCAGAACAGCAAAACGCTTTCAAGGAATTGTTGATAATTTTACTCCTGGCATTACTTCTTGTTTTTACAGTAATATTATTTCTTTTCAGAAGGATAAGAGTTGCACTATCAATAATTTTTATTGCTGTCCTTGGGTTAGCGGGCTGCATCATTGCATTATTTGTAACCGGCACTCCGCTTAATGTTGGCAGCTATACCGGCATAATAATGATTGTCGGAATTATCGGTGAGAATGCAATATTTACATACCTTCAATACAACGAAGCAAGAAAGGAAGGAAAGAATCTGGATGACTCGATTGTTTACTCCATCTCTATGCGTCTGCGTCCAAAACTTATGACTGCGATTGGTGCAATTACTGCACTCTTTCCTTTAGCCCTTGGATTAGGAACTGGCGCTCAGCTTCATCAGCCGCTTGCTGTGGCAATAATCGGAGGATTAATCTTCGGTCTTCCGCTTTTGTTAATTGTCTATCCAACTCTACTTAGAAAAATTGAATGAAGGCTTAGTACTTCAAAATGTCTTCAGAATCAATTTATATTTTTTGGTAGAACACTTTTTATTAATCCGGATCTAAAAATGAAAAGAAAATATTTCTTCATTCTTTTGTTTGTAATTTCTTGTTCTTTATTAGCTCAGAATAAATCTAAATCTGCTATAACTGATTCTGGTTGGTTGAATGAATTTAAATTAAAACCGGAAAATCTTTCCTCAACTGGTGCTAATACATACTTCATATTAAATCCCGGTTATCAGTTGATTCTTTCCGGAAAAGAGGAAAGCTCCGAAGTTATTCTGACTATAACTGTATTGAATGAAACAAAATTAGTCGATGGATATGAATCAAGAATTGTTGAAGAAAAAGAAGTTAAGGATGGAATGGTTGCGGAAATTTCTAGAAATTACTTTGCGATTGATAAGCTAACAAATGATGTTTATTATTTTGGTGAACAAGTTGATATGTATAAAGATGTAAAAATAATAAACCACGAGGGTTCATGGGAATCTGGAAAGGATGGAGCAAAATTTGGGTTGGCAATGCCGGGTAAAATAAAAGTGGGACAAAAATATTATCAGGAAATTGCACCAGCTATTGCGATGGACCGAGCTGAAATTATTTCAAATAAAATTACTTCAAAAACATCGGCTGGAAAATTTGCACTTTGCCTTAAGACGGAAGAAACTACTCCATTAGAAAAGAATGTAAAGGAATATAAGATTTATGCCCCCGGGATTGGTCTTATTAAAGATGGTCAGCTGGTTTTAAAAAAGTTTGGTTATATAACTAAATAACATATTCGTTCTATTTTAAAATAATTAAGAGGTAAATATGAAATCTATAAGTTCTTTATTGTTAGTGTTATTCATTTCCGGTTTTCTAATGGCTCAGAAAACATCTGTTCCGCAAAAGATTAAAGATTCATTTAATAAATTATATCCACAAGTTACAGAAGTAAAGTGGAGTAAAGAAGGTAAGAATGAATTTGAAGCCGGCTTTAAAGTAAACGGAGTTAAAACATCTATAGTTTTGGATGTAAAAGGTAAATTGATAGAAACCGAGACAACAATTCAGACTACTGAATTACCTAAGGGTGTAGAAGAATTTATTAAAAAAAATCATCCGGATCATAAAATTACTGAAACCGCAAAGATAGTTGATTCTAAAAGCATTGCAACTTATGAGGTTGAAATAACAAAAGGAAAACAAAAGAAAGATCTTATCTTTGATAATTCCGGTAAACTTGTTGTTAAAAAAGAAATGAAGGGAAAAAAAGATAAGGAAGGTAAAGAAGAAGACGAGGAAAAAGATTAGGTTAATATGAGGGAGTGGAATGGTTCTGATCCATTGCATTCCCTCTAAATTTTTAAGTACTCTCAGTCTGCAAATCTAAAAATCTAAAGTTAAAAGTTATTTATCTTAACTCGCTTTCTTAAATAATTCTCTGCCAATTATTTTTTATTGTTTTTCCGAATTTGTTGCTTCTCTCCATCTCCTAAGTTATAGTTTTTTATTTTCAATTTACTTTTACTACATTTATTTAAGTAGCAGTTGAAAATGCAAAGTACCGTATATACAATAAGGAGTAATAATGAATTCAGAAAGCTAGGAAAATCTGATGCAACACTATCTGCATTAGGACTGGGATGTATGGGTATGTCTGATTTCTATTCCAGAGGTGTAAATGATGAGGAAAGTATTGTTGCATTGGATATTGATTTATCTGATGAAGATTTAAAAAGAATTAATGAAATAATACCAGTTGGATCAGCAGCTGGTACCCGTTACCAGGAAGCCGTGATGAATACAGTAAACCGTTAAAAAATATTTTATAATTTGCATTATAAATTCTCAATGATTTAATTCTAATTTCTAATTTCAAATTTCAAATTTCCAAAATCTGAATTCATAAAACCACAGTGATAAAGGAAAACTTATGAAAGAATTATTATTAGATACCGCCAGAAGATCAATCCATTACCGGGAAGAAATACTTAACCGCTCTGTAGTGCCAACTGCAGAAGCTATAAAGCAGTTGAAAAAATTCGATATCCCATTTCCTCAAAATCCAAGTACACCGGAAAATGTAATAAATATGCTTGATGAAATTGGATCTCCGGCAACTATGGGAATTTCCGGCAGAAGATTTTTTGGCTTTGTAATCGGTGGTTCTTTGCCTGCTGCTGTTGCTGCCAGTTGGTTATCTACGGCGTGGGATCAGAATGCAGGACTTTTTGTTGGTTCACCTATTGGGATTGTTTTAGAAGAAGTAAGCTTGAAATGGCTTTTGGAAATTTTTGGTTTGCCTTCCGAAAGCGGCGGCTCATTTGTTACCGGTGCAACGATGGCAAACTTTACAGCATTAGCCGCCGCAAGACATTCAATATTAAAAAATGAAGGCTGGGATGTTGAAGCAAATGGATTATTTGGTGCTCCTCCTATTGATGTTATTGTTGGTGAGGAAGCCCACCCATCTCTCTTCAGAGGACTTTCATTATTAGGACTGGGGAGAGAAAGAGTTAAAAAAGTACCCGTTGATAATCAGGGAAGAATTAATCCAGACAAATTTCCGGAAATTAAAGGACCAACAATTGTTTGTGTACAAGCAGGAAATGTTAACACAGGCTCTTTCGATCCCATAAGAAAAATTTGTGAAATATCTAAAAGTGCTAATGCATGGGTTCACGTTGATGGAGCATTTGGTTTATGGGCTTCGGTGGTTCCATCTAAAAAATATTTAACAGATGGTATTAACCTGGCAGATTCCTGGGCAACAGATGCTCACAAATGGTTAAATGTTCCTTATGATTCCGGACTTGCTTTCGTAAAAAATTCAGAATCACTTAGATCCGCTTTATCTTTAACAGCAGCTT belongs to Ignavibacteriales bacterium and includes:
- a CDS encoding aminotransferase class V-fold PLP-dependent enzyme yields the protein MKELLLDTARRSIHYREEILNRSVVPTAEAIKQLKKFDIPFPQNPSTPENVINMLDEIGSPATMGISGRRFFGFVIGGSLPAAVAASWLSTAWDQNAGLFVGSPIGIVLEEVSLKWLLEIFGLPSESGGSFVTGATMANFTALAAARHSILKNEGWDVEANGLFGAPPIDVIVGEEAHPSLFRGLSLLGLGRERVKKVPVDNQGRINPDKFPEIKGPTIVCVQAGNVNTGSFDPIRKICEISKSANAWVHVDGAFGLWASVVPSKKYLTDGINLADSWATDAHKWLNVPYDSGLAFVKNSESLRSALSLTAAYLPQGGHREPSQYSPELSRRSRGIEVWAALYSLGKSGLSDMIERTCNYAGMFAAGLSKAGFEILNEVVINQVLVSFGTPDETKIIIKELQEDGTCWCGITEWQGRTAMRISISSWATTEEDVQKSLEAMIRIAKKVREYSRQQV
- a CDS encoding efflux RND transporter permease subunit yields the protein MNNFYSKYKSPILIIILVILFGGVYSLEKLKSGLFPDITFPKIKIIAENGQQPVDKMMVTVTVPLENAIKKVEELSLIRSITSRGSCEISAFLNWNTDVDLGKQRIEAQINAIRQVLPPDIGITIEKMNPSILPVMGFSLEGEGKSQIELRQIAEYTIKPFLSRVKGVAEVGVIGGKVKEYHIILDPAKMSQLGITPKLVSTALSESNIIVANGYLKDYNRLYLSVTDASIHNKEELENTSVLNSDKRNISIKDFAVVEIGERKEYVKIKANGKNVPLVAVLKQPNVNLLEVVDGVKQQLKELNKILPEGVQLKSYYNQADFVSDAIGSLKDVLWIGLLLSIIVTIFFLRSIKASSVILITIPVTLGLTLTIMLAFGYTLNIMTIGAIAASIGLIIDDAIVVVEQIHRTHEEHPETGSFELVGKAVKYLFPAMVGSSLSTIVIFLPFVLMTGVAGAYFKVMTDTMIITLTCSFFVTWLGLPAIYLLLSKDSSSIKINPVETKKKNWVDYFIHRPAISIIFVSVLIILSLIILPKLPSGFLPEMDEGSIVLDYLSPSGTSLEDTDYMLNYIDGILSKTPEVESYSRRTGTQLGFFITEQNNGDYLIQLKKKRNKTTEEVSDEIRKKIEDAFPSLQVDFGQVIGDMLGDLMASIQPIEVKVFGDNHQQLKKTADEIAKVVEETPGTADVFNGIIAVGPSILFEPITPNLLRYQMTPQDFQFQMQTKTDGAILGSILEPIRAVDIKMFEAPVNPSFNQLKQTKLFLPDGKLKSINEFANIKIVAGVAEIERENLKPMIPITARLNNRDLGNTLLDIQKNISKKINLPSGTQITYGGSYAEQQNAFKELLIILLLALLLVFTVILFLFRRIRVALSIIFIAVLGLAGCIIALFVTGTPLNVGSYTGIIMIVGIIGENAIFTYLQYNEARKEGKNLDDSIVYSISMRLRPKLMTAIGAITALFPLALGLGTGAQLHQPLAVAIIGGLIFGLPLLLIVYPTLLRKIE